From Methanocorpusculum sp., the proteins below share one genomic window:
- a CDS encoding XRE family transcriptional regulator has product MFGERLKQARKLARLTQEQLGERVSVEKMTISKYEAGKISPSSSTLISLSRVLDVDIDYFFRETSVVLASTPQFRLADPKEKLPKKEEKQIIARTQELLEKYLEIMAIMDIPSVEVDYAHLKWDVNFFHEDIEALTFEVRKEWELGLDPIDNLMSTAEDNGFKIMLVDGPDNFEAVTFPNESIGPVIVLRKNAPKERQRFSLAHELGHYFVNRGWCNAEAAANRFAAALLAPKQMLMKDTGVHRTDFTKEELLLLREKYGMSVFALLVRMESLNIIDEKTKKKLMKADREKRWSVRSNGEAYLHTEEPKRMELLVRRAVSEGIISTSKGRELLGEQISFTSLSGEAA; this is encoded by the coding sequence ATGTTTGGTGAAAGGTTGAAACAAGCAAGAAAACTTGCCAGGCTGACCCAGGAGCAGCTCGGCGAACGTGTTTCGGTAGAAAAAATGACCATTTCCAAATATGAGGCTGGGAAAATCAGTCCTTCGTCCAGTACGCTGATTTCACTGAGCCGTGTTCTGGATGTCGATATCGATTATTTCTTCCGTGAGACTTCGGTCGTTTTGGCATCGACGCCCCAGTTCAGGCTTGCGGATCCTAAGGAAAAACTGCCGAAGAAGGAAGAAAAACAGATCATAGCACGGACTCAGGAACTTCTGGAAAAGTATCTGGAAATCATGGCAATCATGGATATTCCCTCTGTCGAGGTGGATTATGCTCATCTCAAATGGGATGTTAACTTCTTTCATGAGGATATTGAAGCCCTCACATTTGAGGTCCGTAAAGAGTGGGAACTTGGTCTGGATCCAATTGATAATCTGATGTCTACTGCTGAGGATAACGGGTTTAAGATCATGCTCGTGGATGGACCGGATAATTTCGAAGCTGTGACATTTCCAAATGAGAGTATAGGTCCGGTGATCGTATTGAGAAAGAATGCCCCAAAGGAACGTCAGCGGTTTTCTCTGGCACATGAACTCGGGCATTATTTTGTGAATCGCGGATGGTGTAATGCCGAGGCGGCGGCAAACAGGTTTGCTGCTGCATTGCTGGCGCCAAAGCAGATGCTTATGAAGGATACGGGCGTTCATCGAACGGATTTCACGAAGGAGGAGCTGCTTTTGCTTCGGGAGAAGTATGGGATGAGTGTTTTCGCTCTTCTGGTTAGGATGGAGTCGCTCAATATCATTGATGAGAAGACGAAGAAGAAGCTCATGAAGGCTGACAGGGAGAAGAGATGGAGTGTCCGTTCGAACGGCGAGGCGTATTTACATACGGAGGAGCCGAAAAGAATGGAGCTTCTGGTTCGCCGGGCAGTTTCCGAGGGGATTATTTCGACAAGTAAGGGGCGTGAGCTTCTTGGGGAACAGATCTCCTTTACGAGTCTGTCCGGGGAGGCTGCATGA
- a CDS encoding glycerol permease: protein MSLRARSAKRIFTAEFTNAAAYDAIIAEITGVENPLSLAEVELGKQTYKTYVGYFDPSTNEMNGKVQVTAYSRAEYAAAITALTGSADLKTAFGNGGTAETSEIGTEATWNVRISAKLGTDTFQISLNRESMTVSGYADDATLAAVDAWADTKPALN, encoded by the coding sequence ATGTCTCTCCGTGCAAGATCCGCAAAGCGGATCTTCACCGCAGAGTTTACGAACGCCGCCGCGTATGATGCGATCATCGCAGAAATTACCGGCGTGGAAAACCCCCTCAGCCTTGCCGAAGTCGAGCTCGGAAAGCAGACCTACAAGACCTATGTCGGCTACTTCGATCCCTCCACCAACGAGATGAACGGCAAGGTCCAGGTCACGGCCTACAGCAGAGCTGAATACGCAGCCGCGATCACCGCCCTCACCGGCAGTGCGGATCTCAAGACCGCATTCGGGAACGGCGGTACGGCAGAGACCTCCGAGATCGGTACCGAAGCAACGTGGAACGTCCGCATTTCCGCAAAGCTCGGGACCGATACTTTCCAGATCAGTCTCAACCGGGAGTCGATGACCGTCTCCGGCTATGCCGACGACGCCACCCTTGCAGCGGTCGATGCCTGGGCAGACACCAAGCCTGCCCTGAACTAA
- a CDS encoding pentapeptide repeat-containing protein has product MDEKPEGWNQELYEKLSSDFLIECVEYNRIGEWNDLYLEYLESEWNRLYPEKRGDPIDILELVDTFSGLIRPDFVKKDFREAISRGVRFTKERLDLTEVPELHLEGADFSVAHMEGAYFSEVRLEGAIFFEAHLEGAVFGLGHLEGAVFMRAHLERAVFTGILMERAKFMWAHMEGADFFGVHMDGAAMKEAQMEGANFQEAHLEGADFQMAQMERARLDNAHLNGADFKSSYLQGANLSWAIVNENTSFQNIRIDDATGSLLSRIVNCKNENGDSILCKLKKIWREKKGTDFSNVALGTCRIDTLTKTRIEKNIRVYRWNDWYKNHVFLQIIMRPFWFLTDYGSSTKRPIFAFILWNTIFSIIYFLWLGSDFQELMTLHLSPIWENIGGNIVIFLTDWMKSNLMIISLTDMATTKIEPLTLFFVFLHVFVGYFILAALIARFSIMFQNLSPNEK; this is encoded by the coding sequence ATGGATGAGAAACCTGAAGGGTGGAATCAGGAGCTGTATGAAAAGCTGAGTTCTGATTTTCTGATTGAGTGTGTAGAGTATAACAGGATAGGCGAATGGAATGATCTGTACCTGGAATATCTGGAATCGGAATGGAACAGGTTGTATCCTGAGAAGAGGGGGGATCCGATAGATATTTTGGAGTTGGTGGATACATTTTCTGGATTAATAAGACCTGATTTTGTAAAGAAAGATTTTCGAGAGGCAATATCCCGCGGCGTTCGTTTCACTAAAGAACGTTTGGATTTGACAGAGGTCCCGGAGTTACATCTGGAGGGAGCAGACTTCAGTGTAGCACATATGGAGGGGGCATACTTTAGTGAGGTACGACTGGAGGGGGCAATCTTTTTTGAGGCACATCTGGAGGGAGCAGTCTTCGGTTTAGGACATCTGGAGGGAGCAGTCTTCATGAGGGCACATTTGGAGAGGGCAGTCTTCACTGGGATACTGATGGAGAGGGCAAAGTTTATGTGGGCACATATGGAGGGGGCAGATTTCTTTGGGGTACATATGGATGGAGCAGCGATGAAGGAGGCACAGATGGAAGGGGCAAACTTCCAGGAGGCACATCTGGAGGGGGCAGACTTCCAGATGGCACAGATGGAAAGAGCCAGGTTGGATAATGCACACTTAAATGGAGCAGATTTTAAGAGTTCATATCTTCAAGGAGCAAATCTATCATGGGCTATTGTCAATGAGAATACTTCATTTCAGAACATACGAATTGATGATGCAACCGGATCTCTGCTTTCGAGAATCGTAAATTGCAAAAATGAAAATGGGGATTCAATATTGTGTAAATTGAAGAAAATCTGGAGAGAGAAAAAAGGAACGGATTTTAGTAATGTCGCATTAGGTACATGCCGAATAGATACGCTTACAAAAACTAGGATTGAAAAAAATATTCGAGTTTATAGATGGAATGATTGGTATAAAAATCATGTATTTTTACAAATCATAATGCGCCCATTCTGGTTCCTGACAGACTATGGGTCATCTACCAAAAGGCCAATTTTTGCATTTATTTTGTGGAATACAATTTTCTCAATAATATATTTTTTATGGCTTGGGAGTGATTTTCAGGAATTAATGACCTTGCATCTAAGTCCAATTTGGGAAAATATTGGAGGTAATATTGTTATATTTCTTACTGATTGGATGAAATCTAATCTTATGATTATTAGTCTGACTGATATGGCCACCACAAAGATTGAACCATTGACACTATTCTTTGTCTTCCTTCATGTTTTCGTAGGGTATTTCATCCTTGCTGCATTAATCGCTAGATTCAGCATCATGTTTCAGAATCTTAGTCCTAATGAAAAATAA
- a CDS encoding AMP-binding protein, with protein sequence MTEANGNIGDYEETYKTFSIDVPKHYNFAFDVIDAWAKRDRNHLAMIWTNQDGEEKKFTFWDMMIHSNEAANILMKFGIQKGDRVLLMLPRVPEWWILVLGIMKLGAVFSPSPHMLTVKDIAYRMKVGGFKMVITDSENMAKVDEVATQCPHLQLRMIVDDKPGEKIPNPWIGYQNELKYPARVSTKLVSSTGRKVLSTDPMLIYFTSGTTKDPKMVLHDYAHPLGQTVTAKFWHDLTEHDVHFTVSDTGWAKCGWGKIYGQWICGACIFVYDYRTKFHATELLPLIERYGITSFCAPPTIYRMLIIADLKKFSFSELRTCTSAGEPLNPEVIRIWREGTGLTIREGYGQTETCCCIATLPGMEVKQGSMGKPVPGWHIQLQDDDGHEVVQGDIGKIAVSLDPRPVGLIKEYLNNPEENAAMFVNGWYYTGDKARLDEDGYFWFVGRNDDVIKSSGYRISPFEVESTLLEHPAVKESAVVGSPDEIRGMVIKAFIVLHDGFQPTDKLAKEIQEYVKRTTAPYKYPRLIEFIPELPKSFSGKIRRGELREREMKRFENEGNGEQ encoded by the coding sequence ATGACAGAAGCTAACGGCAACATCGGAGACTACGAGGAAACCTACAAGACCTTCTCCATCGACGTCCCGAAACATTACAATTTTGCGTTCGACGTCATTGACGCCTGGGCAAAACGTGACCGCAACCATCTTGCAATGATATGGACGAACCAGGACGGTGAGGAGAAAAAGTTCACCTTCTGGGACATGATGATCCACTCAAACGAGGCGGCAAATATCCTGATGAAGTTCGGCATCCAGAAAGGTGACCGTGTTCTTCTCATGCTCCCGCGTGTTCCGGAGTGGTGGATATTGGTCCTTGGTATCATGAAACTCGGCGCTGTTTTCAGCCCGTCACCCCACATGCTTACTGTCAAGGATATCGCCTACCGCATGAAGGTAGGCGGCTTTAAAATGGTCATCACCGACAGCGAAAATATGGCAAAGGTGGATGAGGTCGCGACCCAATGTCCCCACCTTCAGCTTCGCATGATCGTTGATGATAAACCCGGAGAAAAGATCCCCAATCCTTGGATAGGCTACCAGAACGAGCTCAAATATCCGGCACGGGTCTCAACAAAACTGGTCAGTTCGACCGGCCGCAAGGTCCTTTCGACCGACCCGATGCTCATCTACTTCACGTCAGGGACTACAAAAGACCCGAAGATGGTGCTGCATGACTACGCTCACCCGCTTGGACAGACGGTGACGGCAAAGTTCTGGCACGATCTGACGGAGCATGATGTCCACTTCACGGTCTCGGATACCGGCTGGGCAAAATGCGGCTGGGGTAAGATTTACGGCCAGTGGATCTGCGGTGCATGTATTTTCGTGTACGATTACCGCACGAAATTCCACGCGACCGAACTTCTTCCGCTCATCGAACGATATGGTATCACTTCATTCTGTGCTCCGCCGACGATCTACCGAATGCTGATCATCGCCGATCTGAAGAAGTTCTCGTTCTCCGAACTCAGAACATGTACAAGTGCAGGCGAACCGCTGAACCCGGAGGTCATCCGGATCTGGCGCGAAGGAACGGGCCTCACGATCCGTGAAGGATACGGACAGACCGAGACCTGCTGCTGTATCGCAACACTGCCCGGAATGGAAGTGAAGCAGGGATCGATGGGGAAACCAGTTCCTGGCTGGCATATCCAGCTTCAGGACGATGACGGACATGAAGTAGTGCAGGGAGATATCGGAAAGATCGCGGTCTCACTGGATCCAAGACCTGTTGGACTGATCAAGGAGTATCTGAATAATCCAGAAGAAAACGCCGCAATGTTCGTGAACGGCTGGTACTACACCGGAGATAAGGCACGTCTGGATGAGGACGGATACTTCTGGTTCGTCGGCAGAAACGATGATGTGATCAAGAGTTCCGGCTATCGTATCTCGCCGTTCGAGGTGGAATCGACCCTCCTTGAGCACCCTGCAGTCAAAGAAAGCGCCGTTGTCGGCTCACCGGATGAGATCCGCGGCATGGTTATCAAGGCGTTCATCGTGCTGCACGATGGGTTCCAGCCTACTGATAAACTCGCAAAAGAGATCCAGGAGTATGTGAAGCGGACGACCGCTCCGTATAAATATCCGCGACTTATCGAGTTCATTCCTGAGCTGCCGAAGTCATTCTCCGGAAAAATCAGACGGGGCGAGCTGCGTGAGCGTGAGATGAAGCGCTTTGAAAATGAAGGAAACGGCGAACAATAA
- the moaA gene encoding GTP 3',8-cyclase MoaA: MTTERTASDILTDTYNRKISNVRIALTSACDLRCIYCHREGEGDNGCTRDEHTSQMTKEEISELINVFVELGVRTIKLTGGEPLLRPDLLDIIRSIPPNIESSLTTNGTHLAELAPQLKAAGLSRVNVSLDSMNRETYKKITGKDRLKNVLDGIDAALAAGLTPVKLNMVVLKGMNDHEIDDFLAYVRARGKNLILQIIELMDINGWTDDMDPVTHGNAEQVANLEKEFAKHSSQVTTRHMHHRRKYLVDGALVEVVRPMHNPEFCANCNRLRVTSDGLLKPCLLKTGNEVSIRGLHGDELKAAIGAAVKKRSPYFTA, from the coding sequence ATGACGACAGAAAGAACCGCGAGTGATATTCTCACCGACACCTACAATAGAAAAATATCGAACGTAAGGATAGCACTGACCAGTGCCTGCGATCTGCGGTGTATTTACTGCCATCGGGAGGGGGAGGGGGATAATGGATGTACGAGAGATGAACATACTTCCCAGATGACCAAAGAGGAGATCTCAGAATTGATCAACGTTTTTGTCGAGCTCGGGGTAAGGACGATAAAACTCACCGGAGGAGAACCTCTTCTCCGTCCTGATCTTCTGGACATCATCCGATCTATTCCCCCCAATATCGAGTCGTCTCTAACTACAAACGGCACACATCTGGCAGAACTTGCCCCACAGCTGAAAGCAGCAGGTCTCTCACGCGTGAATGTGAGTCTGGATTCCATGAATCGTGAGACCTACAAGAAAATCACCGGAAAAGATCGTCTGAAAAATGTTCTTGACGGGATCGATGCGGCACTCGCGGCAGGCCTCACACCGGTAAAACTGAATATGGTCGTCCTGAAAGGCATGAACGATCATGAGATCGACGACTTCCTGGCATATGTTCGTGCACGCGGGAAAAATCTTATTTTACAGATCATCGAGCTGATGGACATTAACGGATGGACTGACGACATGGATCCGGTGACGCACGGAAATGCCGAACAGGTTGCGAATCTTGAGAAAGAGTTCGCCAAGCACTCATCCCAGGTAACGACCAGGCACATGCACCACCGGAGAAAATATCTGGTGGACGGGGCTTTGGTCGAGGTCGTTCGACCTATGCACAATCCGGAATTTTGTGCAAACTGCAACCGGCTTCGCGTAACATCCGACGGGCTTTTGAAACCCTGCCTCTTAAAAACAGGAAATGAAGTTTCCATCAGGGGACTCCACGGGGATGAACTCAAAGCGGCGATCGGAGCTGCAGTGAAAAAACGAAGTCCGTATTTTACTGCGTAA
- a CDS encoding RlmE family RNA methyltransferase: MGSQWTKDNVYRKAMRDGYRARSAYKLIDINERFNVIRTTDNVVDLGAAPGSWLQVLKTMTEGQLCGVDLNPIVSLENVITITGDFTDPAIQAKVREAMPLVNVVVCDASPNLSGAKAYDQARVMALNEEALNLASTLLKQGGNLVMKSFQGSEFNDLLLLVKEKFYSVKVILSTASRRGSTECYIIAKNFIGEANDDRKNRE, from the coding sequence ATGGGATCACAATGGACAAAAGATAATGTATATAGAAAAGCCATGCGGGATGGATACAGGGCCCGCTCTGCATATAAACTGATAGATATCAATGAACGATTCAATGTAATTCGGACAACGGATAATGTGGTGGATCTTGGCGCGGCACCAGGAAGCTGGCTTCAGGTTTTGAAAACGATGACCGAAGGACAGCTCTGCGGTGTCGATTTAAACCCCATCGTTTCACTGGAAAATGTCATAACCATCACCGGAGATTTTACCGATCCGGCTATCCAGGCAAAAGTCAGAGAGGCAATGCCGCTCGTGAATGTGGTGGTATGTGATGCATCCCCCAACCTTTCAGGAGCAAAAGCCTATGATCAGGCACGGGTCATGGCTCTGAATGAGGAAGCCCTCAACTTAGCCAGCACTCTCCTGAAGCAGGGTGGAAATCTGGTCATGAAATCCTTCCAGGGCTCCGAGTTCAACGATCTTCTTCTCCTCGTTAAGGAGAAGTTCTACTCTGTCAAAGTGATCCTTTCGACAGCCTCTCGCAGGGGAAGTACCGAATGCTACATCATTGCAAAGAACTTCATAGGGGAAGCCAATGACGACAGAAAGAACCGCGAGTGA
- a CDS encoding DNA polymerase sliding clamp encodes MLKATIEADIFRETIDAVSALVNECRLHVDEKGIRTITVDTSNVAMVSLELSASAFITFAAEPCEIGLDIEKIRSMMSMIGKTDIVSLELDDSGKKLKISFGGYEYSITLLDTKTIRKDPNAPNLNLPATFEVPGVMFYDAIKASAMVSDKISLSVSAESCIFTLNADGDSDRIKRELVGDDIHYITCADAKSLFSLDYLKDMGKSISHADKVQIRLGNDHPVQFSFVYAGGKGSVGYLLAPRIEAE; translated from the coding sequence ATGTTAAAAGCAACCATCGAAGCAGATATTTTCCGGGAGACCATCGATGCAGTCTCAGCACTGGTAAACGAATGCCGTCTTCACGTTGACGAGAAGGGAATCAGAACGATCACGGTGGATACCTCCAACGTGGCAATGGTTTCTTTAGAGCTCTCTGCATCGGCGTTTATAACATTCGCGGCAGAACCATGTGAAATTGGTCTTGATATAGAAAAAATCAGATCGATGATGTCCATGATAGGAAAGACGGACATCGTCTCTCTTGAACTTGATGACTCAGGCAAAAAACTCAAAATCAGTTTCGGCGGATATGAATATTCAATAACCCTGCTCGATACAAAGACTATCAGAAAAGATCCAAACGCGCCGAATCTGAACCTTCCTGCAACCTTCGAGGTTCCGGGTGTCATGTTTTATGATGCGATCAAGGCATCCGCGATGGTTTCCGATAAGATCTCCCTCTCGGTTTCCGCCGAATCGTGTATATTTACGCTGAATGCAGACGGTGATTCCGACAGGATCAAACGTGAGCTCGTGGGCGATGATATTCATTATATTACCTGTGCCGATGCAAAATCCCTCTTCTCCCTGGACTATCTGAAGGATATGGGTAAATCCATCAGTCATGCCGACAAGGTCCAGATCCGTCTCGGAAATGATCATCCGGTCCAGTTCTCCTTCGTCTATGCCGGCGGCAAAGGAAGTGTCGGCTATCTGCTTGCTCCGAGGATCGAGGCAGAATAA
- the priL gene encoding DNA primase regulatory subunit PriL yields the protein MRTSVEKRDLAHYPFLPEAQGLLASRGIKVAGLSDSKLGCSYLDRAAERIIIALDGKIVYPESEDDVVSDIITYVLARVLVSCAKDKRTIERLCKMEAARVYAYFHIEENELLKKRVCEELSLETGDGFLPVIRYVELASRVRDAKWRLINREVEKGRVSVSSEEMDVLIAERIRTILSSGLPLDIPESIAKEYLPWSDKILAAVQERTLVEFGAIDESAYPPCIQALISAASAGVNLTHSGRFSMTAFLHNVGMNGEQVAGIFARSPDYNPDMTNYQVDHILTNEYTTPSCATMLTHGICVNKDRLCESVSHPLNYYRSKKKMMEKMRMRDEAMAKKTEGAAAGNAAPDPAEP from the coding sequence ATGCGCACGTCCGTTGAAAAGCGCGATCTGGCTCACTATCCTTTTTTACCTGAAGCTCAGGGATTGCTTGCATCCCGCGGAATCAAAGTCGCCGGACTTTCCGACTCAAAGCTCGGCTGTTCATACCTGGATCGTGCAGCGGAACGGATAATTATCGCACTCGACGGAAAAATCGTATATCCTGAATCAGAAGATGATGTGGTTTCTGATATCATAACATATGTTCTCGCCCGGGTGCTCGTTTCCTGTGCGAAAGATAAACGAACGATCGAACGGCTCTGTAAGATGGAGGCTGCCCGGGTCTACGCATATTTTCATATCGAGGAAAATGAACTTCTGAAAAAACGGGTGTGTGAAGAGCTGAGTCTCGAGACCGGTGACGGTTTTCTCCCGGTGATCCGGTATGTGGAACTTGCATCCCGTGTGCGTGATGCGAAGTGGCGGCTGATAAACCGCGAGGTGGAAAAGGGTCGGGTGTCTGTTTCTTCCGAGGAGATGGATGTTTTGATCGCCGAAAGAATACGAACGATCCTCTCATCCGGTCTGCCGCTCGACATTCCTGAATCGATCGCGAAGGAGTATCTCCCGTGGAGCGATAAGATCCTCGCGGCCGTCCAGGAAAGGACCCTCGTCGAGTTCGGGGCGATCGATGAGTCGGCATATCCTCCCTGCATCCAGGCTTTGATCTCTGCTGCATCTGCCGGCGTCAACCTTACGCATTCGGGCCGTTTTTCTATGACGGCGTTTCTGCATAATGTGGGGATGAATGGTGAGCAGGTTGCGGGGATCTTTGCGCGAAGTCCGGATTATAATCCGGATATGACGAATTATCAGGTCGATCATATTCTCACAAATGAATACACGACACCTTCCTGCGCGACAATGCTGACGCACGGGATATGTGTGAATAAGGATCGGCTCTGCGAGTCGGTTTCCCACCCGCTGAATTATTACCGCTCCAAAAAGAAGATGATGGAAAAAATGCGGATGAGAGATGAGGCGATGGCGAAAAAAACAGAGGGTGCTGCGGCCGGAAACGCGGCTCCCGATCCTGCTGAACCATGA
- a CDS encoding phosphoglycerate kinase has product MKFGTLADIETRGKTVLVRVDFNSPIDPSSNTILDDKRFREHIPTLQALEDARVVVLAHQSRPGKKDFTTLAAHADKLERLLGMPVTYVDDIFGTCAKRAVRDAHPGDVVLLENVRFSAEENLNLKPEDGAKTHLVKKLASMADLFVYDAFGTAHRSQPTTTGLSYAMKTVAGLLMEKEVSMLSKVFTSAPKPVTFVLGGTKVDDSIAVAGNVLANKTADRVAIIGVVANVFYLAKGIDIGEPSRNLIHTLGYDGEVAKAKSILESYPDKILLPEYVAVKENDERKEYPIRMIPKDCPILDMGNDSIVQFSKELKNSGSIVFNGPAGVFEEAKFASGTFELLRAAANVNFSVCGGGHTAAVIEQLGLASQYSHLSTGGGACIEFLTGKKLPAIAALEESWKKFGN; this is encoded by the coding sequence ATGAAATTCGGGACTCTCGCAGATATTGAGACACGCGGAAAAACTGTTCTTGTCCGCGTGGATTTCAACTCCCCAATAGATCCTTCCTCCAATACCATCCTGGACGACAAACGATTCCGTGAACACATTCCTACGCTGCAGGCACTTGAAGATGCCCGTGTTGTGGTCCTCGCACATCAGAGCAGGCCCGGCAAAAAGGATTTTACCACGCTTGCCGCTCATGCGGATAAACTGGAGCGGCTTCTCGGGATGCCGGTCACCTATGTGGATGATATCTTTGGAACCTGTGCGAAGCGTGCGGTTCGTGATGCTCACCCTGGGGATGTTGTTCTGCTGGAAAATGTCCGATTCTCTGCAGAGGAAAATCTAAATCTGAAACCCGAAGATGGAGCAAAGACCCATCTTGTGAAAAAACTTGCCTCGATGGCGGATCTCTTTGTGTACGATGCGTTTGGAACGGCACATCGGTCCCAGCCGACAACCACCGGCCTTTCATATGCTATGAAGACAGTCGCCGGTCTCCTGATGGAGAAAGAGGTCTCGATGCTTTCAAAAGTGTTCACCTCGGCACCAAAACCGGTGACGTTTGTTCTGGGCGGAACGAAGGTGGATGATTCCATCGCGGTTGCCGGAAATGTTCTCGCGAATAAGACCGCAGACAGAGTTGCTATTATTGGGGTGGTGGCAAATGTGTTTTATCTCGCGAAGGGTATCGATATCGGTGAGCCGTCAAGGAATCTGATCCATACTCTCGGATATGACGGGGAAGTTGCCAAGGCGAAAAGCATTCTGGAATCCTATCCCGACAAGATCCTTCTGCCGGAATATGTGGCGGTGAAAGAGAATGATGAGCGTAAGGAGTATCCTATTCGCATGATCCCAAAGGACTGTCCTATTCTCGATATGGGTAATGATTCGATCGTGCAGTTCTCAAAGGAGTTAAAAAATTCCGGGTCGATCGTGTTCAACGGTCCGGCTGGTGTGTTTGAAGAGGCAAAGTTTGCTTCAGGTACTTTTGAACTTCTGCGTGCTGCGGCAAATGTGAATTTCTCTGTATGCGGCGGCGGACACACGGCAGCGGTTATCGAGCAGCTGGGTCTCGCTTCTCAGTATTCTCATTTATCTACGGGCGGGGGTGCCTGTATCGAGTTTTTGACAGGAAAGAAACTTCCCGCGATCGCGGCACTGGAAGAGTCCTGGAAGAAGTTTGGGAACTGA
- a CDS encoding type IV pilin N-terminal domain-containing protein, whose protein sequence is MISKPEAGISPIIGVILLIFLTVVLIGGTALIFFGFADDLTEPKHAYITAEATDNATNPLVLHVWHVGDGTVLKDLIVSVNTPDGVSIGTPTKISNAFYVGETIPIEFDDSFPKGSYLVTVTGEFADGAKQVLFTKIMDLWADGQKIREVATEKLFLMADYAYWKPNKLYLTDTTPYKNILNISYWTLDLGYSGVDIQVLSNPADDYSYTYPPEAFNGTSQTFVITYTAYYIDGKSKTTVQKAVQLYVSEQPGQLGEYVRNYKIGGESLQGTGDSTHHIPLIGILSTTIWREDIEGRYIIVDGQYRPALQVNLNDPKEGASSVAITCDTEFRVGSTAYFASGETYEGNFSTFYPNTANKTAINVTLKIFDVNNTKLAEQTTVITIRE, encoded by the coding sequence ATGATATCAAAACCAGAAGCCGGAATATCCCCGATAATCGGTGTGATACTGCTCATCTTTCTCACAGTAGTTCTGATAGGAGGAACTGCCCTGATTTTTTTCGGATTTGCCGACGACCTGACCGAGCCTAAACATGCATATATCACAGCAGAAGCGACGGACAATGCCACAAATCCCCTTGTCCTGCACGTGTGGCATGTCGGGGACGGGACGGTGTTGAAAGATCTGATCGTTTCGGTCAACACGCCGGATGGAGTCAGCATCGGAACACCAACGAAGATTTCGAATGCATTTTATGTGGGAGAGACCATCCCTATCGAATTCGACGACAGCTTTCCAAAAGGGAGTTACCTTGTCACGGTAACCGGCGAATTTGCCGATGGAGCAAAACAGGTGCTTTTTACCAAAATCATGGATCTTTGGGCTGACGGGCAAAAGATTCGGGAAGTTGCTACTGAAAAGCTGTTCCTTATGGCAGATTATGCGTACTGGAAACCAAACAAGCTTTATCTGACGGACACGACTCCCTACAAAAATATCTTGAACATCTCGTACTGGACGCTTGATCTTGGCTATTCGGGCGTGGACATACAAGTATTGTCCAACCCGGCGGATGATTACAGTTATACCTACCCGCCCGAGGCATTCAACGGAACATCACAGACATTCGTGATCACCTATACTGCATATTACATCGACGGAAAATCCAAGACGACCGTGCAGAAAGCCGTCCAGCTCTACGTCAGCGAACAACCGGGCCAACTTGGGGAATATGTGAGAAATTACAAGATAGGAGGTGAATCTCTGCAGGGAACCGGAGATTCAACGCATCACATACCCCTGATTGGGATACTGTCCACCACTATCTGGAGAGAGGATATCGAGGGGAGATATATTATCGTCGACGGGCAATACCGCCCCGCCCTGCAGGTTAATCTGAACGATCCAAAAGAAGGAGCCAGTTCAGTTGCGATCACCTGTGATACCGAGTTCCGTGTGGGTAGTACCGCATATTTTGCAAGCGGGGAGACGTATGAGGGAAATTTCTCAACGTTCTATCCTAATACGGCAAACAAAACCGCGATCAATGTCACCCTGAAAATATTCGATGTAAATAATACCAAATTAGCCGAACAGACGACCGTGATCACCATCAGGGAATGA